In Methanolobus chelungpuianus, a genomic segment contains:
- a CDS encoding (R)-citramalate synthase → MILFENVRFLDTTLRDGEQTPGVALTSEDKVAIARKLDELGVNVIEAGSAITSEGERESIRAVAAEGLNAEICSYCRIMKQDVDFALASNVDSIHLVAPVSDLHISVKLRKDRETVRQMAIETTEYAREHGLIVELSGEDASRADMDFLKSLYIDCVEAGADRLCFCDTVGLLVPERTEALFRDITSAVRAPLSIHCHNDFGLGTANTIAALRGGARQAHVTINGIGERSGNTSLEEVVMTIEWLYKQKTGINTKEIFKTSRLVSRLTGIPVAPNKSLVGGNAFTHEAGIHVHGLLADTSTYEPIKPEVIGRERKIVLGKHAGKSSVTLALKEMGLSVDDTQLHEVLDRVKEMGDHGKRVTDADLQTIAETVLNIQKEAKVVLEEYTVVSGNKVIPTASVRMKVDGKEVIEASIGDGPVDATLASIKKGIQSLGDVQLEEYHVDAITGGTDALVEVLVKLSKDGKMVTSRGARTDIVMASVEAVLNGINRLI, encoded by the coding sequence ATTATATTATTTGAAAATGTCCGGTTTTTAGACACTACTCTCAGAGACGGCGAACAGACACCAGGCGTGGCACTCACCAGCGAGGACAAGGTAGCAATTGCCAGGAAACTGGACGAGCTGGGTGTGAATGTGATCGAAGCAGGCTCTGCCATCACATCCGAGGGTGAACGCGAGTCCATCAGAGCAGTAGCGGCCGAGGGCCTTAACGCAGAGATCTGCAGCTATTGCAGGATTATGAAGCAGGACGTTGACTTTGCCCTGGCGAGCAATGTGGACTCCATCCACCTCGTGGCACCTGTATCCGACCTGCATATCAGCGTGAAGCTGCGCAAGGACAGGGAGACCGTTAGGCAGATGGCCATTGAGACAACCGAGTATGCCAGGGAGCACGGCCTCATTGTGGAGTTGAGCGGCGAGGACGCTTCAAGGGCCGACATGGACTTCCTTAAGTCACTGTACATAGACTGCGTAGAAGCAGGAGCCGACAGGTTGTGCTTCTGTGACACCGTAGGGCTGCTTGTCCCGGAAAGGACAGAGGCCCTGTTCAGGGACATCACATCCGCAGTACGCGCACCCCTGAGCATTCATTGCCACAATGACTTCGGACTCGGCACAGCGAACACCATTGCAGCCCTTCGGGGAGGCGCCAGGCAGGCCCATGTGACAATCAACGGTATTGGGGAGCGCTCCGGGAATACGTCTCTGGAAGAAGTGGTCATGACCATTGAATGGTTATACAAGCAGAAGACCGGCATTAACACCAAGGAGATTTTCAAGACTTCCAGGCTTGTGAGCAGGCTGACAGGCATACCTGTGGCCCCGAACAAATCCCTTGTGGGAGGGAACGCATTCACCCATGAGGCAGGCATCCATGTGCACGGCCTGCTGGCAGACACATCCACCTATGAGCCCATCAAACCCGAAGTGATAGGCAGGGAACGCAAGATAGTGCTTGGCAAGCATGCAGGCAAGAGCTCTGTCACCCTGGCACTGAAAGAGATGGGGCTCAGCGTTGATGACACCCAGCTCCATGAAGTGCTCGACAGGGTAAAGGAGATGGGAGACCATGGAAAGCGAGTGACGGATGCAGACCTGCAGACAATAGCAGAGACCGTGCTCAACATCCAGAAGGAGGCAAAGGTCGTCCTGGAAGAGTACACCGTGGTCTCAGGCAACAAGGTCATCCCTACGGCTTCCGTGAGAATGAAGGTTGACGGCAAAGAGGTCATCGAGGCTAGCATAGGCGACGGGCCTGTGGATGCAACCCTTGCAAGCATCAAGAAAGGCATCCAGAGCCTGGGAGACGTGCAGCTTGAGGAGTACCATGTGGACGCCATCACCGGAGGTACGGATGCACTCGTCGAGGTACTTGTGAAGCTCTCAAAGGACGGGAAGATGGTAACATCCAGGGGTGCACGCACGGACATTGTCATGGCATCCGTGGAAGCTGTCCTGAACGGTATTAACCGCCTTATCTGA
- a CDS encoding M42 family metallopeptidase, whose product MEELITKLSNAHGISGSEGNIRAILEEELRPYVDEMRVDKMGNLITVKKGDGPSIMLAAHMDEIGLMVKYIDDKGFLRFVKIGGWFDPTLHSQRVIVHTEKGPIPGVIGSKPPHVMKDEDRKKPVNADDMFIDVGAKDKEDAMNMGISIGTPVSMDREVVKLANGKITGKAFDNRAGCAIIIDAMRQISKMDIKATVYAVGTVQEEVGLKGARTSAFGLNPDIALAVDTTIPGDHPGIDKKDSVLDIGKGGAITIADAAGRGIIASPQVVKWLVETAKKNDIPFQTDVGDGGTTDATAIHLTREGIPSTVISVATRYIHSPVEVLDVADLKHCSDLIAKAMISVNEYF is encoded by the coding sequence ATGGAAGAACTGATCACTAAATTATCGAATGCCCACGGCATATCCGGCAGTGAAGGGAACATCAGGGCCATCCTTGAGGAAGAGCTCAGGCCCTATGTGGACGAGATGAGGGTCGACAAGATGGGTAACCTCATCACTGTGAAAAAAGGTGACGGACCATCCATTATGCTTGCTGCGCACATGGACGAGATCGGACTCATGGTTAAGTACATCGATGATAAGGGATTCCTAAGGTTTGTCAAGATTGGAGGATGGTTCGATCCGACACTGCACAGCCAGAGGGTCATAGTGCACACCGAGAAAGGACCCATACCGGGAGTCATCGGGTCAAAGCCTCCCCATGTGATGAAGGATGAGGACAGGAAGAAGCCGGTCAATGCGGACGACATGTTCATCGATGTGGGTGCAAAGGACAAGGAAGATGCAATGAACATGGGCATCTCAATAGGCACTCCTGTGTCCATGGACCGCGAGGTCGTGAAGCTCGCGAACGGCAAGATAACCGGAAAAGCCTTTGACAACAGGGCAGGCTGTGCCATCATCATTGATGCCATGCGCCAGATCTCAAAGATGGACATCAAGGCTACTGTCTATGCAGTGGGTACGGTGCAGGAGGAAGTGGGCCTTAAGGGTGCCAGGACATCCGCATTCGGCCTCAATCCGGACATTGCCTTAGCAGTAGACACTACCATCCCCGGAGACCACCCCGGCATCGACAAGAAGGACTCCGTGCTTGACATAGGCAAGGGAGGGGCCATCACCATAGCTGATGCTGCGGGAAGGGGCATAATAGCCTCACCGCAGGTAGTCAAATGGCTGGTCGAGACGGCGAAGAAGAACGACATCCCTTTCCAGACGGATGTCGGGGACGGAGGCACCACCGATGCCACGGCCATCCATCTCACAAGGGAAGGTATCCCATCCACGGTCATCAGCGTGGCAACAAGGTACATCCACTCACCTGTAGAGGTGCTTGATGTTGCCGACCTCAAGCACTGCTCGGACCTTATCGCAAAGGCAATGATCAGTGTGAACGAATATTTCTAA
- a CDS encoding PEF-CTERM sorting domain-containing protein, with protein MRTKALIIAILIALASISAASAYSLDAPEDTILKVGNTVIYEVTVTGAASPSNFSVKIVDENFNDASEYFSLKVQGNNAAFGEKIYWEGTDIPFEVEITNNNAPVGYYQLEFENIATGARIAKKATSTTNVESEIPEFPTIALPVAAILGLAFFMQRRKEE; from the coding sequence ATGAGAACAAAGGCATTAATAATTGCCATTTTGATTGCCCTGGCATCCATAAGTGCAGCCAGTGCATATTCACTTGATGCTCCAGAAGATACAATCCTGAAAGTAGGAAATACAGTTATTTATGAGGTCACAGTAACAGGAGCAGCAAGCCCAAGCAATTTCAGCGTGAAAATTGTTGATGAAAACTTCAATGATGCCTCTGAGTATTTCAGTCTAAAGGTACAGGGCAACAATGCTGCTTTTGGTGAGAAGATATATTGGGAAGGAACTGACATCCCATTCGAGGTGGAAATCACCAATAACAATGCTCCTGTCGGATACTACCAGCTGGAATTCGAGAACATTGCCACTGGTGCCAGGATAGCAAAGAAGGCTACTTCGACAACAAATGTTGAATCCGAAATTCCGGAGTTCCCAACAATTGCACTCCCTGTAGCGGCAATCCTCGGCCTTGCATTCTTCATGCAGCGCCGCAAGGAAGAGTAA
- a CDS encoding DUF1616 domain-containing protein, translated as MPNSKKCLYTQDLLIMLALAFLSIVFILVSPFNNTPLRVIFALLIIFFVPGYSFISVLFPRNREISGIERITLSVGFSMLLMVFGGFIISLSQWGFRPDSITISLSLLTILFVTLAYLSRRRLPQEEQFIFSYRGFIRSLKTEGDVPEEQEELEEAENDTVQFGYKRFRAKSRTKVSAIRTVSENKIRKYRFNTSERVPPALIKALIITLVLSIIIASAMLVYANIAREKETFTALYILGDGGKAEDYPSVLYIGQPTKIVAGIVNHEHENINYVLQVKLDGTVLNQQEIALSHNEKWEHELEIIPKAYNPSRQKLEFALYKDKAAGPAYRSVHLWVTQEFGTEEFPSNSGGKIETIDFININNPSMDLSSGWAYVTTNESVASGLYMNGTGIYSGRAYVINSTYQGTLPLTNRHAIYQEFQSDRDENVLLSVYLKDTYTKGTPDKNEIQFKQVLLNGAVVWTDGINGNEGWQRLQVPVKVKKGTNTLTFTLLQNRNQKLEPVGMVIDEISFLPVSHISPYLRENNTIEFELPVSYVLPLPKYVSTNSFMVSWNGTDAGSGIAYYNIDYSTDGTTWQRWLGDTTATSAQFNGRAGSTYYFRSRAVDNALNKEPEHMAADTSTSVDVSRLELTLDITPNPTSGSTNLIVESTRPLNEVTCIINSQSFGDSDTLKLATINGGMTWTGKYTLEVKSNYDIEVIGKDFSNNTAYAFGTIYYSTSVEELVIQTYPEKTSGDVEIGVASSSALQDIPTITVKDRTGKVIETEYLTMSDNEYRYSATIDDSITDGTARIIVTAKSINSQNLYEEDSFVIDRIKPTIQNNSPEGTTVNTGSPTIKASYSDDRAGIDRSSVILMVNGIDVTSSADVKSSSISYKAAGLENGQAEVYLSVTDQAGNSHSKRWSFTVSAA; from the coding sequence ATGCCAAACTCTAAAAAATGTCTGTACACGCAGGACCTGTTGATAATGCTGGCCCTGGCATTCTTGTCAATTGTTTTTATTCTGGTTTCCCCATTTAATAACACACCTTTAAGGGTAATTTTTGCGCTCCTAATAATATTCTTTGTACCCGGATACTCCTTCATATCAGTCCTTTTTCCCCGCAACAGAGAGATATCAGGCATTGAGAGGATCACCCTGAGCGTGGGTTTCAGCATGCTGTTAATGGTATTTGGCGGATTTATAATAAGTTTAAGTCAATGGGGATTTAGGCCCGACTCCATTACCATCTCACTTTCACTGTTAACAATTCTATTTGTGACCCTGGCATACCTTTCTCGTCGCCGACTGCCGCAAGAGGAACAGTTTATTTTTTCATATAGAGGCTTTATAAGATCTCTTAAAACGGAAGGAGACGTGCCTGAGGAACAGGAAGAACTGGAAGAAGCGGAAAATGATACAGTGCAGTTCGGATACAAAAGGTTCAGGGCAAAGAGCCGCACAAAGGTATCCGCCATTAGAACAGTATCGGAAAATAAGATAAGAAAATATAGATTCAATACTTCTGAAAGAGTCCCGCCTGCATTAATAAAGGCGCTTATTATCACATTGGTTCTATCCATTATTATTGCCAGTGCAATGCTCGTTTATGCAAACATTGCACGCGAAAAAGAAACTTTCACGGCACTTTATATACTAGGAGATGGCGGAAAAGCTGAGGATTATCCTTCAGTGCTGTATATAGGCCAACCCACAAAAATAGTAGCCGGCATAGTAAACCACGAACATGAGAATATCAACTACGTACTTCAAGTAAAGCTGGATGGAACTGTCCTGAACCAGCAGGAAATAGCACTCAGCCATAACGAGAAATGGGAACATGAACTGGAAATAATACCAAAAGCATATAACCCTAGCAGGCAGAAGCTGGAATTTGCACTTTATAAAGACAAAGCAGCCGGGCCAGCCTATCGCTCGGTCCACCTCTGGGTCACACAAGAATTCGGTACCGAGGAATTCCCTTCGAACTCCGGTGGAAAAATCGAGACAATAGATTTCATCAACATCAATAATCCCTCCATGGACCTGAGCAGCGGATGGGCATACGTAACAACCAATGAGTCCGTCGCCAGCGGCTTATACATGAACGGCACAGGCATATATTCCGGCAGAGCATACGTTATCAACAGCACTTATCAGGGAACCCTGCCACTTACCAACAGGCACGCGATATACCAGGAATTCCAGAGCGACAGGGACGAGAATGTGCTCCTGTCCGTGTACCTGAAAGACACATATACCAAAGGCACACCAGACAAAAACGAGATCCAGTTCAAGCAGGTACTGCTTAACGGGGCAGTCGTATGGACCGACGGCATCAACGGCAATGAAGGATGGCAGCGCCTGCAGGTACCTGTGAAAGTAAAGAAAGGAACTAACACGCTGACATTCACACTGCTGCAGAACAGAAACCAGAAACTTGAGCCAGTGGGAATGGTGATCGACGAGATCAGTTTCCTGCCGGTATCCCATATCTCGCCCTACCTCAGGGAGAACAATACAATAGAATTTGAGCTCCCTGTCTCATATGTGCTGCCACTTCCGAAATATGTCAGTACGAATAGTTTCATGGTCAGCTGGAATGGAACTGATGCAGGCTCAGGGATTGCATATTATAATATAGACTACAGTACCGATGGCACAACATGGCAGAGGTGGCTTGGCGACACGACTGCGACATCCGCCCAGTTCAATGGCAGGGCCGGCTCAACCTATTATTTCAGGTCAAGAGCGGTCGATAATGCTCTAAATAAGGAGCCTGAGCATATGGCTGCAGATACCAGCACCAGTGTAGATGTGTCCCGGCTGGAACTGACGCTCGATATCACACCCAACCCTACAAGCGGATCCACAAACCTGATAGTGGAATCCACCCGTCCGCTGAATGAAGTTACCTGTATCATAAACTCGCAAAGTTTTGGGGATTCAGATACGCTTAAATTGGCCACAATAAACGGAGGGATGACCTGGACAGGCAAGTACACTCTTGAAGTGAAGAGCAACTATGACATAGAAGTTATAGGCAAGGACTTCTCAAACAATACTGCCTATGCCTTCGGTACAATCTACTACAGCACATCAGTTGAGGAACTTGTTATACAAACCTACCCTGAAAAAACATCAGGGGATGTGGAGATAGGTGTAGCTTCTTCGAGTGCCCTGCAGGACATACCCACAATAACCGTGAAAGACAGGACTGGCAAGGTTATAGAAACAGAATATCTGACTATGTCAGATAACGAATACAGGTATAGTGCAACAATAGATGACAGCATCACAGATGGCACCGCAAGGATTATTGTAACTGCAAAGTCAATTAACTCACAGAACCTTTATGAAGAAGACAGTTTTGTAATTGACAGGATTAAACCCACCATACAAAACAACAGCCCCGAAGGTACAACTGTCAATACAGGCAGCCCAACCATCAAAGCATCATATTCTGACGATCGCGCAGGTATAGACAGAAGCAGTGTCATACTTATGGTAAACGGCATCGACGTAACTTCTTCTGCAGATGTGAAATCGAGTTCAATATCGTATAAAGCAGCAGGACTTGAGAACGGACAAGCCGAGGTATATCTAAGTGTCACTGACCAAGCAGGCAATAGTCACAGTAAGAGGTGGTCTTTCACTGTAAGTGCTGCCTGA
- the artC gene encoding archaeosortase C, which yields MKDESKNIVLILVALALFTGATIEYSEGSVAIGILLFIIAAGLISRIKLTGENSAFRSSKTYIFSGLCIVAAIVTYNIATEGSIGTLDSMTILIGASLIAMGTSKKEVRQLGEFGLYISTVFTGLFFIFYSFLGMLKINFIHLFDHYFVLMPTVILLKLVNIPVEITSIETIKLYGLTETMTIVIGGPCSGLYSMFLLVGIVVAYSRIEKMRMEKSILLLVFAVCIAYVANLARVFALYVIAYQYGIQTMMTFHTHLGWILFAGTAGIIMYILNRKDLL from the coding sequence ATGAAGGATGAAAGTAAAAACATAGTTCTAATCCTTGTGGCACTTGCTCTTTTTACAGGAGCTACAATCGAGTATAGTGAAGGATCAGTTGCCATTGGAATTTTATTATTTATAATAGCAGCTGGACTAATTTCTAGAATTAAACTGACAGGAGAAAATTCGGCATTTAGAAGTTCTAAGACATACATTTTCAGCGGCTTATGCATTGTAGCTGCAATTGTCACATATAATATTGCCACTGAAGGCAGCATAGGTACCCTTGATTCGATGACGATCCTGATAGGCGCTTCTCTTATTGCAATGGGAACTTCCAAAAAAGAAGTAAGGCAGCTTGGAGAATTTGGCTTATATATATCGACTGTCTTCACAGGTCTGTTCTTCATATTCTACTCATTCTTAGGGATGCTCAAAATAAACTTCATACATCTATTCGATCATTATTTTGTACTTATGCCGACGGTCATCCTGCTCAAACTTGTCAACATTCCTGTAGAGATTACCTCCATTGAAACCATCAAACTATATGGGCTCACTGAAACGATGACTATAGTGATTGGCGGACCCTGTTCGGGACTATACTCAATGTTCCTGCTGGTCGGTATTGTGGTAGCTTACTCCAGAATAGAGAAAATGAGAATGGAGAAATCAATCCTGCTATTAGTATTTGCTGTTTGCATCGCTTATGTTGCCAATCTTGCAAGAGTGTTCGCATTATATGTGATAGCTTATCAATACGGCATACAGACAATGATGACGTTCCACACGCATCTGGGGTGGATACTATTTGCGGGAACTGCAGGTATCATAATGTACATTTTGAACCGAAAGGATCTGCTATGA
- a CDS encoding DUF354 domain-containing protein, whose product MNIMVELQHPAHAHQFRYFIKEMEKRGHKIHIITTDKEITLQLLDSFGLKYDVIRISVGSLFKKLISLPVCCWKAYKISRKFKPDIFVSRESPISGVVSRVINKPHVGFSDTDHVVLLSKITNRLTDIIVTPACYTRDLGKRQVRIAGYKELMYLHPNYFTPDPRVLDELGLSRNDRFIILRFVSWKAYHDVGHSGIKRKVDLVKKLERYGRVIITSESPLEPELEQYKLKVPPEKLHDLLYYATLYIGEGATIASECAILGTHAIYVNPLRLGYTDEEEKKYDLVYNFSNPETMEQDSFDKAVELLENPDLAAEGKKKREKLLNNTIDVTDFMVNIVEQYKVL is encoded by the coding sequence ATGAATATTATGGTTGAGCTCCAGCATCCTGCACATGCACATCAATTCAGATATTTCATAAAGGAAATGGAAAAAAGAGGGCATAAAATCCATATCATTACTACAGACAAAGAAATAACTCTTCAACTGCTTGATTCTTTTGGTTTGAAATATGATGTGATTCGAATAAGTGTTGGCAGTCTCTTTAAGAAACTAATCTCTTTACCAGTCTGCTGCTGGAAGGCCTATAAGATATCCAGGAAGTTCAAGCCTGACATATTCGTGAGCAGGGAGTCTCCCATCTCAGGAGTGGTCAGCAGGGTCATTAACAAACCACACGTAGGCTTTTCAGATACCGATCATGTAGTGCTTTTAAGCAAGATTACAAACAGGCTGACGGATATAATAGTAACCCCTGCCTGCTATACGCGGGATCTGGGAAAGAGACAGGTGCGAATTGCAGGATATAAAGAACTGATGTACCTTCATCCTAATTATTTTACACCTGATCCCCGGGTTTTGGATGAGTTGGGATTATCTAGGAATGATCGATTCATTATCCTGCGTTTTGTGTCCTGGAAAGCATACCATGATGTCGGACATAGCGGAATCAAGCGCAAAGTCGATCTTGTGAAGAAACTCGAAAGATATGGGCGCGTAATAATTACTTCAGAAAGTCCGTTGGAGCCTGAATTAGAGCAATATAAGTTAAAGGTGCCTCCTGAGAAACTTCATGATTTGTTGTATTATGCTACCTTGTATATTGGTGAAGGGGCAACAATAGCGTCAGAATGTGCCATATTAGGAACGCACGCAATATACGTGAATCCACTGCGCCTCGGTTACACTGATGAAGAAGAGAAAAAGTACGATCTGGTGTATAATTTCTCAAATCCTGAAACAATGGAGCAGGATTCATTCGACAAAGCTGTTGAATTATTAGAAAACCCGGATCTTGCTGCAGAAGGAAAGAAAAAGAGAGAAAAGCTGCTCAATAATACGATAGATGTTACAGACTTTATGGTAAACATCGTAGAGCAGTACAAAGTATTGTAA
- a CDS encoding nucleotide sugar dehydrogenase, with translation MKNLISLISKGDACIGIIGLGYVGLPLAIEFSKKFNVIGYDVNKSAIDKLLSGRSYIQDIPDSLISSQTGASFHPTANEKELSKCDFIIICVPTPLTAENEPDLGYIKSACETIVKILRKGQFVILESTTYPGTTEEIVLSILESSGLKVLEDFGLAYSPERIDPGNPCFNVSNTAKVVGGIDQECTDIASRLYGSIIEQIVPVKDARTAEAVKIVENIFRNVNIALVNELALIFERMDIDTWEVIDAAATKPYGFMAFYPGPGIGGHCIPLDPFYMSYKAKKYGFIPRFIETSGEINNFMRIHAINLIERGLKQVNKGLYGSNVTVMGLAYKKNITDTRESPSKKIIEELINLGAHVKAYDPYASSITTHYGVIASEENMESALDKADCAIFVVDHAQFKEIDIQDAVKRMVSPVIVDCKNMFANTDSLIYLGIGKSNK, from the coding sequence ATGAAGAACTTAATTTCACTTATCAGTAAGGGAGATGCATGTATAGGAATAATCGGTCTTGGATACGTAGGACTGCCTTTAGCGATTGAATTTTCAAAGAAGTTCAATGTTATAGGGTACGATGTCAATAAATCGGCAATTGATAAACTTTTGAGTGGACGATCATATATTCAGGATATTCCTGACTCCCTGATCTCTTCGCAGACAGGTGCTTCTTTCCATCCTACTGCCAATGAGAAAGAACTTTCGAAATGTGACTTTATAATAATCTGTGTTCCAACACCTTTGACTGCAGAGAACGAACCTGACCTGGGTTATATTAAAAGTGCTTGTGAGACTATAGTTAAAATACTGAGGAAAGGACAGTTTGTTATTCTTGAGAGTACTACTTACCCAGGTACCACCGAAGAGATAGTACTTTCAATACTCGAGTCATCCGGCCTTAAGGTTTTAGAGGACTTTGGCCTGGCTTATTCACCTGAAAGGATCGACCCCGGAAATCCATGTTTCAATGTATCGAACACAGCTAAAGTGGTAGGTGGCATTGATCAGGAATGCACGGATATTGCTTCCAGGCTTTACGGCAGCATTATCGAACAGATCGTTCCTGTAAAGGACGCCAGGACTGCCGAGGCTGTAAAGATCGTAGAGAATATATTCAGGAACGTCAACATTGCACTTGTAAACGAACTGGCTCTCATCTTCGAGAGAATGGATATCGATACATGGGAAGTCATTGACGCAGCCGCAACAAAACCATACGGTTTCATGGCATTTTATCCGGGGCCCGGCATTGGAGGTCATTGCATCCCTCTTGATCCGTTCTATATGTCGTACAAAGCAAAAAAGTACGGTTTTATCCCCCGGTTCATTGAAACTTCCGGCGAGATCAATAATTTCATGAGAATCCATGCGATCAATCTGATAGAAAGGGGGTTAAAGCAAGTAAATAAAGGCCTATATGGTTCAAATGTGACTGTAATGGGACTAGCTTACAAAAAGAACATTACCGATACAAGGGAGTCTCCCTCTAAAAAGATCATTGAAGAACTCATTAATCTTGGAGCGCACGTAAAAGCTTATGATCCCTATGCTTCTTCAATTACAACCCATTATGGAGTGATAGCCTCTGAGGAAAATATGGAAAGTGCATTAGACAAAGCTGATTGTGCCATATTTGTTGTTGATCATGCCCAGTTCAAGGAAATTGATATCCAGGATGCAGTCAAAAGAATGGTATCTCCGGTCATAGTTGATTGCAAGAATATGTTTGCAAACACAGATAGCCTGATATATCTGGGAATTGGGAAAAGCAACAAATAA
- a CDS encoding glycosyltransferase, giving the protein MPEMNDYILVTPAKNEEEILDKCIESVASQIKLPSLWVIVDDGSDDGTPEIIQKASSRYQWIKSVRLGPSKRDLGAHYSYVCIEGFKAATDICSRENIDYRFIALQDADIVLPTNYYEYLIEKLVQYPSFGILSGSTTCLVNDKFICPDQSEKLPSGAARVWRKECFEETGGYIPAFAPDSVSNIKAKLKGWSIRRCSEISFVQLRETASAKGLWNGWASIGKRNYYLGFPLYFAFMKALKHSVRPPFYLGAAYLSGYFSFLLKGKQIQEKDILHYYRHMRPKELIRKK; this is encoded by the coding sequence ATGCCCGAAATGAATGATTATATCCTGGTCACTCCTGCGAAGAATGAAGAAGAAATCCTTGATAAATGCATAGAGTCTGTGGCATCCCAAATCAAATTGCCTTCGTTGTGGGTCATAGTCGACGATGGCAGTGATGATGGCACTCCCGAAATTATTCAAAAGGCCAGTTCCAGGTATCAATGGATAAAGAGTGTCAGGCTGGGACCCAGTAAAAGAGATCTTGGTGCCCATTATTCCTATGTGTGCATAGAAGGCTTCAAGGCAGCTACCGATATATGCAGCAGAGAGAACATCGATTACAGGTTTATCGCTTTACAGGATGCGGATATTGTTCTACCTACCAACTACTATGAGTATCTGATAGAGAAATTAGTTCAGTATCCATCTTTTGGGATATTGAGCGGCAGCACCACATGCCTCGTTAATGACAAGTTCATATGTCCCGACCAAAGTGAGAAACTACCCTCAGGGGCGGCAAGGGTGTGGAGGAAGGAATGCTTTGAGGAAACCGGCGGTTACATCCCTGCATTTGCTCCTGACAGCGTTTCCAATATTAAAGCAAAACTGAAGGGATGGTCTATCAGGCGTTGCAGCGAGATATCCTTTGTCCAGCTCAGGGAGACAGCCAGCGCTAAAGGATTATGGAATGGATGGGCCTCCATTGGCAAGAGGAATTATTACCTGGGATTCCCATTGTATTTCGCATTTATGAAAGCGTTGAAACACTCTGTAAGGCCACCGTTTTACCTGGGGGCCGCTTATCTTTCAGGGTATTTCTCATTTCTATTGAAGGGCAAGCAGATTCAGGAGAAGGACATACTGCACTATTACAGGCATATGAGACCCAAAGAGCTTATCCGGAAGAAATGA